CAAGTCAAGTGCCGTCCAGCAGCCCAGACATCCAGATACTGGACCGTATCGCCCCACCACACCCTCTAGACATCCAGCTCATTAGCAACCACTTCCAGTTAAAGAGTTTAACTGGAAGTGGTTGCTAATAAGGggggagggagacagagagggagggagggagagagaggggggagagagagagagcgagagagggagatagagggagagagagagaggggggagagggtgagggagagggagggagagagagatagagagagagagagcgagagagggagatagagagggagagagaggggggagagggagggagagagggggagggagagagaggggggagggagagggagagagagcgagagagagggagagagaggggggagagggagggagagggggggagggagagacagagggagagagggagagggggagagggacggagggagggagagagaggggggagggagagacagagggagaagaggagggggagggagagagaggggggagggagagggagagagagagaggtagagagagattTGCAGTCCCACAGTCGGTCAGGGTGGAACGCTGGTTCTCTCTGTTTGTCACCTCGATGGTCTGCTCCTGTGATGTCAGTGTGTTGACGATGCGGAGGCACCTCGTCTTGCCTGAGAGGACGCCCTCCTCGTACCGCGTCTCGCTCCACCAGGGCCGGCCGGAGTCGGTCGGCCAGTCGCTGCAGGGCCACGGAGGAGGGACGTGCAGAAAACGCCCGTTAGGGGTGAAGTACTTCACACAGCCCGTCAGGGGGTCAACGTGCGTCCGGAtctgtcaaaacaaaacacagggagCGGAATTCAAATCACAGAGTGTGACACcaacgctgctgctgctgctgctgctgcaccccgtcctggggttcagagctcctctcaatgaagtctgttattattattaatattgaaatgatcaggagccaggagtttgagcagggttacaaactcacactagccctgctgctgctgctgctgcacccagtcctggggttcagagctcccctcaatgaagtctgttattattattattaatattgaaatgatcaggagccaggagtttgagcagggttacaaactcacactagccctgctgctgctgctgctgcacccagtcctggggttcagagctcccctcaatgaagtctgttattattattaatattgaaatgatcaggagccaggagtttgagcagggttacaaactcacactagccctgctgctgctgctgctgcacccagtcctggggttcagagctcccctcaatgaagtctgttattattattattaatattgaaatgatcaggagccaggagtttgagcagggttacaaactcacactagccctgctgctgctgctgctgcacccagtcctggggttcagagctcccctcaatgaagtctgttattattattaatattgaaatgatcaggagccaggagtttgagcagggttacaaactcacactagccctgctgctgctgctgctgcacccagtcctggggttcagagctcccctcaatgaagtctgttattattattaatattgaaatgatcaggagccaggagtttgagcagggttacaaactcacactagccctgctgctgctgctgctgctgcacccagtcctggggttcagagctcccctcaatgaagtctgttattattattaatattgaaatgatcaggagtttgagcaCGGTTACAAAGACGGCTGGACTACGGTTAACGGTGTTTAAAAAAGACACCCTGCGGCTTTAAGCAGGAATTTGCTGACAATGGTTTCCTAAAATAACATCGTATCACAGCGACACCTCCTGGATTTCATTATTATAGATTTAGTTTTTTCGTGCATCATTTCTGATCTAGCCGTTAACGATTCTAGATTTGATTTTTATTACATGTCTTAAAGCAGAGATCTGCagaataaacacaatatattttaaacacaaaccctATTCCATATGCAAATGAATAAAGCAATTCTAATAcaaggatggcaataagactcctgttgcacagcagtgtcacccactccaggttttactctgAGCTTGATCAGCCCACGGTGTTTATAGGTGTAACAAGctttaaactcctagtgaaaccaggaatggatccacctgccgtgcaacgggagtctgattccctctCCCTGTAACTATgaagtatagggcagcagtgtggagtatagggcagcagtgtggagtagtggtcagggctctggactcttgaccggagggtcgtgggttcaatcccaggtgggggacgctgctgctgtacccttgagcaaggtactttacctagattgctccagtaaaaactcaactgtataaatgggtaattgtatgtaaaaataatgtgatatcttgtaacaattgtaagtcgccctggataagggcgtctgctaagaaataaataataataataatataccatgAAGACACAACTTTTCAGGTCATAGGTCTATGAgatggattttgtttttaatttattaatttttattaatgagtcattcagcagacgcttttatccaaagagacttacagagactagggggggtgaactctgcatcatcaacaactgctgctgctgctgcagagtcacttccaataggagctcgtttgtttgatgtctcatctgaaggacggagcacaaggaggtgaagtgacttgctcagggtcacacacacacacgcacacacgcacacacacacacacacactcacgcacacacacacacgcacacacacacacacacagggagtcagtggctgagctgggatttgaacctcctggtatcaaaacccctttctctaaccgctggaccCCAGAGCCtctaaaatgaaatatttcctatGGGAGGCAAGGAAACTTCAACCGGATAGATTTGCAggaagagggagggggggggggggggggcgtctgtctttatattattattattattattattatttattattattattattattatttgtttatttagcagacgcctttattattattattattattattattattatttattattattattattattattatttattattattatttattattattattattatttgtttatttagcagacgcctttatccaaggcgacttacagagactcgggtgtgtgaactatgcatcagctgcagagtcacttacaattacgtctcaccagaaagacggagcacaaggaggttcagtgacttgctcagggtcacacagtgagtcagtggctgaggtgggatttgaaccggggacctcctggttacaagcccgtttctttaaccactggaccacacagcctataaaCTTTGTGAGGTTTCTGTTCACTCACGTCTTTGGTCTTGGGGTTGAACCAGTGGCTGATGTCTTTCCCTGCCATTTCAATGAGGGGTTTGAGAAGCACGTCTCCTGCAGGGATCAAACAGCGACACGCAGCATTTCAAACATGTgctaataatgtgtttttattttcccctGTATTTCATGTgtgatgcatttctctgtatttaaagtatcatGGATTTTCTTGGTGTTGCTGCATcttataaagcgctttgtgatggtggtccgctatataaaataaatactgactaattgattgattgattgattgattgattgattgattgattgataataaaTTCAAACAGTTTTCAGCACAAGAAAAGAAAGGAGGGCAGCGAGAAGATCGTTAGTTCAAATAAGAGGCAAGAGAGCTGGATTCCGAAGCCTAGTTTAGAGAACAAAATACTTACACAGTTCATTTACATGCTCTCATTTTTGCATGTATTTCCCCATGCTTATACAGCACTGTGGATACTCTACATGCCCtctgcaatgcttccctatgctttaccacacctctctgtgctttacaatgcttccctatgctttaccagacctctctgtgctttacaatgcttccctatgctttaccacacctctctgtgctttacaatgcttccctgtgcttcaccagacctctctgtgctttacaatgcttccctatgctttaccagacctctctgtgctttacaatgcttccctgtgcttcaccagacctctctgtgctttacaatgcttccctatgctttaccacacctctctgtgctttacaatgcttccctatgctttaccagacctctctgtgctttacaatgcttccctatgctttaccagacctctctgtgctttacaatgcttccctatgctttaccagacctctctgtgctttacaatgcttccctatgctttaccagacctctctgtgttttacaatgcttccctatgctttaccagacctctctgtgctttacaatgcttccctatgctttaccagacctctctgtgctttacaatgcttccctatgctttaccatgcctctctgtgctttacaatgcttccctatgctttaccacacctctctgtgctttacaatgcttccctatgctttaccagacctctctgtgctttacaatgcttccctatgctttaccagacctctctgtgctttacaatgcttccctatgctttaccagacctctctgtgctttacaatgcttccctatgctttaccagacctctctgtgctttacaatgcttccctatgctttaccagacctctctgtgctttacaatgcttccctatgctttaccacacctctctgtgctttacaatgcttccctatgctttaccacacctctctgtgctttacaatgcttccctatgctttaccacacctctctgtgctttacaatgcttccctatgctttaccacacctctctgtgctttacaatgcttccctatgctttaccagacctctctgtgctttacaatgcttccctatgctttaccagacctctctgtgctttacaatgcttccctatgctttaccagacctctctgtgctttacaatgcctccctatgctttaccagacctctctgtgctttacaatgcttccctatgctttgccagacctctctgtgctttacaatgcttccctatgctttaccagacctctctgtgctttacaatgcttccctatgctttaccagacctctctgtgctttacaatgcttccctatgctttaccagacctctctgtgctttacaatgcttccctatgctttaccagacctctctgtgctttacaatgcttccctatgctttaccagacctctctgtgctttacaatgcttccctatgctttaccagacctctctgtgctttacaatgcttccctatgctttaccagacctctctgtgctttacaatgcttccctatgctttaccagacctctctgtgctttacaatgcttccctatgctttaccagacctctctgtgctttacaatgcttccctatgctttaccagacctctctgtgctttacaatgcttccctatgctctaccagacctctctgtgctttacaatgcttccctatgctttaccagacctctctgtgctttacaatgcttccctatgctttaccagacccctctgtgctttacaatgcttccctatgctttaccagacctctctgtgctttacaatgcttccctatgctttaccagacctctctgtgctttacaatgcttccctatgctttacaatgcttccctatgctttaccagacctctctgtgctttacaatgcttccctatgctttaccacacctctctgtgctttacaatgcttccctgtgctttaccagacctctctgtgttttacaatgcttccctatgctttaccagacctctctgtgctttacaatgcttccctatgctttaccagacctctctgtgctttacaatgcttccctatgctttaccacacctctctgtgctttacaatgcttccctatgctttaccagacctctctgtgctttacaatgcttccctatgctttaccagacctctctgtgctttacaatgcttccctatgctttaccagacctctctgtgctttacaatgcttccctatgctttaccacacctctctgtgctttacaatgcttccctatgctttaccagacctctctgtgctttacaatgcttccctatgctttaccagacctctctgtgctttacaatgcttccctatgctttaccagacctctctgtgctttacaatgcttgcctatgctttttTGTATTaccatttatatacattttttatcgatcagaattattattattattattattattattattataaacagtgTCAGTGGTGGAGTTTGTGAAGTTGCCTTGTCAAAACGTTATCAAATCTGGAGTACACACAATTTACATACATTTCCTAAATGCAAAAGGAGAATAAACATAGCGTTAGGGTAACAAACACGCGGCGCCTTTCTCCAACAGAGAGCGTAATAAGTACATTTTTACCAGTAAATGTGTACAGTGCTGTGACACACTGAATTGCGGTCTCTTACCTGCATGCTCTTTTATCAGCGGCGTTAGGTTATAAACTTTACCCAGATAAGACACCCAGATATCGTCAATGGTGTTGTGTAACGAGACTTCATACGGCGTGTAATATTTCGTATTCTTCATTATTCATTTGTTTTGAGCCCAAACTATTAGTAATAAATCATATGATTCGGCGCGTTATAATTCTGGTATCCATGGACAGAACTTTTGCGTCTTCGTTGCCCTGGAAACCAAACACCCCCCTTACCCTAAAGTCGACTACAAAAACAAGGTATTCTGGGatttgtagtctttttttttttttacaatttataaatatattataaaaggaACCGTATCGCCAGTTTTCGGCAGTggcgttttaaaataaataaataaataaaataaaaaagactatTCACgaacgactaaaaaaaaaatgtcaacctTCCTTTACGTCATCACAATAAAAATATCTATTAGATCTCGCGGTAGTTCGTCGTGCATCTAGTAAAATCTCGCGAGAGTTGCTGCAGCTCTTGCAAGGGAGGAACAACCCGATGGCTGCCGTGCAAGAGGGGGACGGAGCTCCCATTAACACGGGGGTAAACGGGTTTGTTTGTGTAGTGCACGGGGATAGGCAGCGTATTACTAATTGTGCAATGCTGATTTTGACTAGCGGTGGGCAGAtagatcagaaaaaaaaaaaactactggtaTATTTCGATGCTAAACAGAAACGATACTTTGTGTACAATATTACGAGTTTTACTGTGAACGGCTGAATATACTGGACCACAGTGGCGTGCTCTTTATAATTCACTACGTGGGTCTCAAATGTTTCAttttgagacacacacacacacacgtcgcCTGCTTTCTGCGCTCGGATAAAGGACTTTCTCAGTGTAGTTTTCCTAGTTAGTCTTGTCCTGTTGCTTCCTCCTCCTGCATAGGGCGTGTCATTGGGGTTCAAACTTGTTACTGGTTGTAGAACACGTCAATCAATCAgggagcaacagcagcagcagttgattgGTTACTGATAAGAcagacggtgtgtgtgtgtggggcacCCCAGGGCGCTCACTCCTGCGTTTGGAGCTCCCCAGGGCGCTCACTCCTGTGTGTGGGGCACCCCAGGGTGCTCACTCCTGTGTGTGGAGCACCCCAGGGCGCTCACTCCTGTGTGTGGAGCTCCCCAGGGCGCTCACTCCTGTGTGTGGAGCTCCCCAGGGCGCTCACTCCTGTGTGTGGAGCACCCCAGGGCGCTCACTCCTGCGTGTGGAGCACCCCAGGGTGCTCACTCCTGTGTGTGGAGCACCCCAGGGCGCTCACTCCTGTGTGTGGAGCTCCCCAGGGCGCTCACTCCTGTGTGTGGAGCTCCCCAGGGCGCTCACTCCTGTGTGTGGAGCACCCCAGGGCGCTCACTCCTGTCTTTTCGTCCCCTCCTTCCTTCTGGATCAGAAGGACGGAGAGTTCTGCTCCCAGGAGACGCTGAAGCTGGAGGATCTGCTGAACAAGAACATGCGGATCCGCATGACTGACGGACGCACGCTGGTCGGGCTGTTCCTCTGCAGCGACCGTGACTGCAACGTCATCCTGGGATCCGCGCAGGAGTTCCTGAAACCCACAGGTAACCCCAGCAGGATCCGAACCGCTcctcccctatatatatatttttcattttatcagCCGCCTTTTTTGTACCCTGCAGTTCTACCTTCGCAGAAACCTTAtctaatatcatttttttaatttatttttattttttggtctcaatcctaaaattgtaagtgattcaaaacttttgtcCCGAGCTGTAGGTCCGATTGTAAAATCACCAGAGGTCGCTTTGAGTTTCTTTAGATCCCTAGTGATGAGACGCCTCTGTGTTTGGTTCATCTCCCTAGTGATGAGACGCCTCTGTGTTTGGTTCATCTCTCTAGTGATGAGTCGTCTCTGTGTTTGGTTCATCTCCCTAGTGATGAGACGCCTCTGTGTTTGGTTCATCTCCCTAGTGATGAGACGTCTCTGTGTTTGGTTCAGCTCCCTAGTGATGAGACGCCTCTGTGTTTGGTTCAGCTCCCTAGTGATGAGACGCCTCTGTGTTTGGTTCATGTCCCTAGTGATGAGACGCCTCTGTGTTTGGTTCATGTCCCTAGTGATGAGACGCCTCTGTGTTTGGTTCAGCTCCCTAGTGATGAGACGCCTCTGTGTTTGGTTCAGCTCCCTAGTGATGAGACGCCTCTGTGTTTGGttttcagattccttctctcaAGGGGAGCCCCGGATTTTAGGGCTGGCTATGATTCCGGGGCATCACGTCGTCTCCATTGAAGTGGAATCGGACAGCCTCCTCTCCTCCCAGTACCTCTGATCCCCTCGGACCCGGAACCGGGCTCACCGGACCGCCAGGCTTTGAAAGTTCAGCTGCTTTGAGTAAAGGTGGACAGAGTCAGACTGGACCC
This DNA window, taken from Acipenser ruthenus unplaced genomic scaffold, fAciRut3.2 maternal haplotype, whole genome shotgun sequence, encodes the following:
- the LOC117404580 gene encoding N-alpha-acetyltransferase 38, NatC auxiliary subunit isoform X1 — encoded protein: MAAVQEGDGAPINTGKDGEFCSQETLKLEDLLNKNMRIRMTDGRTLVGLFLCSDRDCNVILGSAQEFLKPTDSFSQGEPRILGLAMIPGHHVVSIEVESDSLLSSQYL
- the LOC117404580 gene encoding N-alpha-acetyltransferase 38, NatC auxiliary subunit isoform X2; this encodes MAAVQEGDGAPINTGDGEFCSQETLKLEDLLNKNMRIRMTDGRTLVGLFLCSDRDCNVILGSAQEFLKPTDSFSQGEPRILGLAMIPGHHVVSIEVESDSLLSSQYL
- the LOC117967978 gene encoding cytochrome b5 domain-containing protein 1 yields the protein MKNTKYYTPYEVSLHNTIDDIWVSYLGKVYNLTPLIKEHAGDVLLKPLIEMAGKDISHWFNPKTKDIRTHVDPLTGCVKYFTPNGRFLHVPPPWPCSDWPTDSGRPWWSETRYEEGVLSGKTRCLRIVNTLTSQEQTIEVCTEESLNAILQRYLRYNAHAASYTWKHNGVSLDMDKTLGDNGIPDEDEEFYQLRMDRERYTQAIHLYFNDDLTEF